From the Macaca nemestrina isolate mMacNem1 chromosome 7, mMacNem.hap1, whole genome shotgun sequence genome, one window contains:
- the GARIN2 gene encoding Golgi-associated RAB2 interactor protein 2 isoform X2 has product MKKNTSKSTTRINEQDALCTPHSHDPRDLQSMLDGGEYAPFVSPPMLESNFIQVNRRGESIYLHNRANWVTVGICSSSSTHKIPNVMLLAHLTPGSRKDTEPLFKSLLTSPPAEKLVLTRFLPLQFVTLSVHDAENMRLKVKLVSGRAYYLQLCTSACKQDTLFSQWVALISLLNQEKAKVSKVSEVSSLSGITNSTDVTGSTDVMDITAFTAILTPYMYAGRGPEHVRDSIDFSEFTDITDITDVTDLPENEVPEVPDIRIVTEVIEVREATEVTDNSDITNCSGVTVVFENNDLIRAKQEEKEKLKNILKPGCLQDTKSKSELKESSKHVTISNITLTFEGKRYFQTTLTPVESEANTSKEMENKTSEEKTPDFQSTALEAEESRSLRTESNTSGNECEERKVKQKKTKLVEKHVRQPKGLMTKS; this is encoded by the exons ATGAAGAAGAACACCAGCAAGTCTACCACGAGGATCAATGAGCAAGATGCTCTCTGCACCCCACACTCCCATGATCCAAGAGATCTTCAAAGTATGTTGGATGGAGGAGAGTATGCCCCTTTTGTATCTCCTCCCATGTTAGAGAGCAATTTTATCCAG GTTAACAGGAGAGGTGAATCCATTTACCTTCATAACCGAGCCAACTGGGTGACCGTAGGCATCTGTTCTTCCAGTTCCACCCACAAGATCCCTAATGTGATGCTACTGGCACATCTGACACCTGGTTCCCGGAAAGATACAGAACCCCTATTTAAAAGTCTCCTGACATCTCCTCCTGCAGAGAAACTGGTGCTCACCAG GTTTCTCCCTCTGCAGTTTGTGACTCTTTCTGTGCATGACGCAGAGAACATGCGCCTAAAAGTAAAGCTGGTGAGTGGTCGAGCCTACTACTTACAGCTCTGCACTTCTGCATGTAAACAGGACACCTTGTTTTCTCAATGGGTGGCCCTCATCTCCCTCTTGAATCAGGAGAAAGCGAAAGTTTCCAAAGTGTCAGAGGTTTCAAGTCTCTCAGGAATTACGAATAGCACAGACGTCACAGGCTCCACGGACGTAATGGATATCACAGCGTTCACAGCCATCCTGACCCCGTACATGTACGCAGGTAGAGGCCCTGAACATGTCAGGGACAGCATAGATTTCTCAGAATTCACAGACATCACCGACATCACAGATGTCACAGACCTTCCAGAAAATGAGGTCCCAGAGGTCCCGGATATAAGAATTGTTACAGAAGTCATAGAAGTCAGAGAAGCCACAGAAGTCACAGACAACTCTGATATTACAAACTGCTCGGGAGTCACAGTGGTGTTTGAAAACAATGACTTAATCAGGGCCAAGCAAGAGGAGAAG gaaaaattgaaaaacattctgAAGCCTGGGTGTCTACAAGATACAAAAAGTAAGAGTGAGTTGAAAGAATCCTCAAAACATGTCACCATCTCAAACATAACACTGACTTTTGAAggtaaaagatattttcaaactaCCTTGACTCCAGTAGAAAGTGAGGCAAATACATCCAAGGAGATGGAGAATAAGACCTCTGAAGAAAAGACACCTGATTTTCAGAGCACGGCTCTCGAGGCTGAAGAATCCAG
- the GARIN2 gene encoding Golgi-associated RAB2 interactor protein 2 isoform X3: MKKNTSKSTTRINEQDALCTPHSHDPRDLQSMLDGGEYAPFVSPPMLESNFIQVNRRGESIYLHNRANWVTVGICSSSSTHKIPNVMLLAHLTPGSRKDTEPLFKSLLTSPPAEKLVLTRFLPLQFVTLSVHDAENMRLKVKLVSGRAYYLQLCTSACKQDTLFSQWVALISLLNQEKAKVSKVSEVSSLSGITNSTDVTGSTDVMDITAFTAILTPYMYAGRGPEHVRDSIDFSEFTDITDITDVTDLPENEVPEVPDIRIVTEVIEVREATEVTDNSDITNCSGVTVVFENNDLIRAKQEEKEKLKNILKPGCLQDTKSKSELKESSKHVTISNITLTFEGKRYFQTTLTPVESEANTSKEMENKTSEEKTPDFQSTALEAEESRSLRTESNTSGNECEERKVKQKKTKLVEKHVRQPKDF, translated from the exons ATGAAGAAGAACACCAGCAAGTCTACCACGAGGATCAATGAGCAAGATGCTCTCTGCACCCCACACTCCCATGATCCAAGAGATCTTCAAAGTATGTTGGATGGAGGAGAGTATGCCCCTTTTGTATCTCCTCCCATGTTAGAGAGCAATTTTATCCAG GTTAACAGGAGAGGTGAATCCATTTACCTTCATAACCGAGCCAACTGGGTGACCGTAGGCATCTGTTCTTCCAGTTCCACCCACAAGATCCCTAATGTGATGCTACTGGCACATCTGACACCTGGTTCCCGGAAAGATACAGAACCCCTATTTAAAAGTCTCCTGACATCTCCTCCTGCAGAGAAACTGGTGCTCACCAG GTTTCTCCCTCTGCAGTTTGTGACTCTTTCTGTGCATGACGCAGAGAACATGCGCCTAAAAGTAAAGCTGGTGAGTGGTCGAGCCTACTACTTACAGCTCTGCACTTCTGCATGTAAACAGGACACCTTGTTTTCTCAATGGGTGGCCCTCATCTCCCTCTTGAATCAGGAGAAAGCGAAAGTTTCCAAAGTGTCAGAGGTTTCAAGTCTCTCAGGAATTACGAATAGCACAGACGTCACAGGCTCCACGGACGTAATGGATATCACAGCGTTCACAGCCATCCTGACCCCGTACATGTACGCAGGTAGAGGCCCTGAACATGTCAGGGACAGCATAGATTTCTCAGAATTCACAGACATCACCGACATCACAGATGTCACAGACCTTCCAGAAAATGAGGTCCCAGAGGTCCCGGATATAAGAATTGTTACAGAAGTCATAGAAGTCAGAGAAGCCACAGAAGTCACAGACAACTCTGATATTACAAACTGCTCGGGAGTCACAGTGGTGTTTGAAAACAATGACTTAATCAGGGCCAAGCAAGAGGAGAAG gaaaaattgaaaaacattctgAAGCCTGGGTGTCTACAAGATACAAAAAGTAAGAGTGAGTTGAAAGAATCCTCAAAACATGTCACCATCTCAAACATAACACTGACTTTTGAAggtaaaagatattttcaaactaCCTTGACTCCAGTAGAAAGTGAGGCAAATACATCCAAGGAGATGGAGAATAAGACCTCTGAAGAAAAGACACCTGATTTTCAGAGCACGGCTCTCGAGGCTGAAGAATCCAG
- the GARIN2 gene encoding Golgi-associated RAB2 interactor protein 2 isoform X8 yields the protein MKKNTSKSTTRINEQDALCTPHSHDPRDLQSMLDGGEYAPFVSPPMLESNFIQVNRRGESIYLHNRANWVTVGICSSSSTHKIPNVMLLAHLTPGSRKDTEPLFKSLLTSPPAEKLVLTRFLPLQFVTLSVHDAENMRLKVKLVSGRAYYLQLCTSACKQDTLFSQWVALISLLNQEKAKVSKVSEVSSLSGITNSTDVTGSTDVMDITAFTAILTPYMYAGRGPEHVRDSIDFSEFTDITDITDVTDLPENEVPEVPDIRIVTEVIEVREATEVTDNSDITNCSGVTVVFENNDLIRAKQEEKEKLKNILKPGCLQDTKSKSELKESSKHVTISNITLTFEGKRYFQTTLTPVESEANTSKEMENKTSEEKTPDFQSTALEAEESRSLRTESNTSDF from the exons ATGAAGAAGAACACCAGCAAGTCTACCACGAGGATCAATGAGCAAGATGCTCTCTGCACCCCACACTCCCATGATCCAAGAGATCTTCAAAGTATGTTGGATGGAGGAGAGTATGCCCCTTTTGTATCTCCTCCCATGTTAGAGAGCAATTTTATCCAG GTTAACAGGAGAGGTGAATCCATTTACCTTCATAACCGAGCCAACTGGGTGACCGTAGGCATCTGTTCTTCCAGTTCCACCCACAAGATCCCTAATGTGATGCTACTGGCACATCTGACACCTGGTTCCCGGAAAGATACAGAACCCCTATTTAAAAGTCTCCTGACATCTCCTCCTGCAGAGAAACTGGTGCTCACCAG GTTTCTCCCTCTGCAGTTTGTGACTCTTTCTGTGCATGACGCAGAGAACATGCGCCTAAAAGTAAAGCTGGTGAGTGGTCGAGCCTACTACTTACAGCTCTGCACTTCTGCATGTAAACAGGACACCTTGTTTTCTCAATGGGTGGCCCTCATCTCCCTCTTGAATCAGGAGAAAGCGAAAGTTTCCAAAGTGTCAGAGGTTTCAAGTCTCTCAGGAATTACGAATAGCACAGACGTCACAGGCTCCACGGACGTAATGGATATCACAGCGTTCACAGCCATCCTGACCCCGTACATGTACGCAGGTAGAGGCCCTGAACATGTCAGGGACAGCATAGATTTCTCAGAATTCACAGACATCACCGACATCACAGATGTCACAGACCTTCCAGAAAATGAGGTCCCAGAGGTCCCGGATATAAGAATTGTTACAGAAGTCATAGAAGTCAGAGAAGCCACAGAAGTCACAGACAACTCTGATATTACAAACTGCTCGGGAGTCACAGTGGTGTTTGAAAACAATGACTTAATCAGGGCCAAGCAAGAGGAGAAG gaaaaattgaaaaacattctgAAGCCTGGGTGTCTACAAGATACAAAAAGTAAGAGTGAGTTGAAAGAATCCTCAAAACATGTCACCATCTCAAACATAACACTGACTTTTGAAggtaaaagatattttcaaactaCCTTGACTCCAGTAGAAAGTGAGGCAAATACATCCAAGGAGATGGAGAATAAGACCTCTGAAGAAAAGACACCTGATTTTCAGAGCACGGCTCTCGAGGCTGAAGAATCCAG
- the GARIN2 gene encoding Golgi-associated RAB2 interactor protein 2 isoform X6, giving the protein MKKNTSKSTTRINEQDALCTPHSHDPRDLQSMLDGGEYAPFVSPPMLESNFIQVNRRGESIYLHNRANWVTVGICSSSSTHKIPNVMLLAHLTPGSRKDTEPLFKSLLTSPPAEKLVLTRFLPLQFVTLSVHDAENMRLKVKLVSGRAYYLQLCTSACKQDTLFSQWVALISLLNQEKAKVSKVSEVSSLSGITNSTDVTGSTDVMDITAFTAILTPYMYAGRGPEHVRDSIDFSEFTDITDITDVTDLPENEVPEVPDIRIVTEVIEVREATEVTDNSDITNCSGVTVVFENNDLIRAKQEEKEKLKNILKPGCLQDTKSKSELKESSKHVTISNITLTFEGKRYFQTTLTPVESEANTSKEMENKTSEEKTPDFQSTALEAEESRSLRTESNTSGGESEA; this is encoded by the exons ATGAAGAAGAACACCAGCAAGTCTACCACGAGGATCAATGAGCAAGATGCTCTCTGCACCCCACACTCCCATGATCCAAGAGATCTTCAAAGTATGTTGGATGGAGGAGAGTATGCCCCTTTTGTATCTCCTCCCATGTTAGAGAGCAATTTTATCCAG GTTAACAGGAGAGGTGAATCCATTTACCTTCATAACCGAGCCAACTGGGTGACCGTAGGCATCTGTTCTTCCAGTTCCACCCACAAGATCCCTAATGTGATGCTACTGGCACATCTGACACCTGGTTCCCGGAAAGATACAGAACCCCTATTTAAAAGTCTCCTGACATCTCCTCCTGCAGAGAAACTGGTGCTCACCAG GTTTCTCCCTCTGCAGTTTGTGACTCTTTCTGTGCATGACGCAGAGAACATGCGCCTAAAAGTAAAGCTGGTGAGTGGTCGAGCCTACTACTTACAGCTCTGCACTTCTGCATGTAAACAGGACACCTTGTTTTCTCAATGGGTGGCCCTCATCTCCCTCTTGAATCAGGAGAAAGCGAAAGTTTCCAAAGTGTCAGAGGTTTCAAGTCTCTCAGGAATTACGAATAGCACAGACGTCACAGGCTCCACGGACGTAATGGATATCACAGCGTTCACAGCCATCCTGACCCCGTACATGTACGCAGGTAGAGGCCCTGAACATGTCAGGGACAGCATAGATTTCTCAGAATTCACAGACATCACCGACATCACAGATGTCACAGACCTTCCAGAAAATGAGGTCCCAGAGGTCCCGGATATAAGAATTGTTACAGAAGTCATAGAAGTCAGAGAAGCCACAGAAGTCACAGACAACTCTGATATTACAAACTGCTCGGGAGTCACAGTGGTGTTTGAAAACAATGACTTAATCAGGGCCAAGCAAGAGGAGAAG gaaaaattgaaaaacattctgAAGCCTGGGTGTCTACAAGATACAAAAAGTAAGAGTGAGTTGAAAGAATCCTCAAAACATGTCACCATCTCAAACATAACACTGACTTTTGAAggtaaaagatattttcaaactaCCTTGACTCCAGTAGAAAGTGAGGCAAATACATCCAAGGAGATGGAGAATAAGACCTCTGAAGAAAAGACACCTGATTTTCAGAGCACGGCTCTCGAGGCTGAAGAATCCAG
- the GARIN2 gene encoding Golgi-associated RAB2 interactor protein 2 isoform X4, whose protein sequence is MKKNTSKSTTRINEQDALCTPHSHDPRDLQSMLDGGEYAPFVSPPMLESNFIQVNRRGESIYLHNRANWVTVGICSSSSTHKIPNVMLLAHLTPGSRKDTEPLFKSLLTSPPAEKLVLTRFLPLQFVTLSVHDAENMRLKVKLVSGRAYYLQLCTSACKQDTLFSQWVALISLLNQEKAKVSKVSEVSSLSGITNSTDVTGSTDVMDITAFTAILTPYMYAGRGPEHVRDSIDFSEFTDITDITDVTDLPENEVPEVPDIRIVTEVIEVREATEVTDNSDITNCSGVTVVFENNDLIRAKQEEKEKLKNILKPGCLQDTKSKSELKESSKHVTISNITLTFEGKRYFQTTLTPVESEANTSKEMENKTSEEKTPDFQSTALEAEESRSLRTESNTSGLYSFSVFPLISISFPIFTLL, encoded by the exons ATGAAGAAGAACACCAGCAAGTCTACCACGAGGATCAATGAGCAAGATGCTCTCTGCACCCCACACTCCCATGATCCAAGAGATCTTCAAAGTATGTTGGATGGAGGAGAGTATGCCCCTTTTGTATCTCCTCCCATGTTAGAGAGCAATTTTATCCAG GTTAACAGGAGAGGTGAATCCATTTACCTTCATAACCGAGCCAACTGGGTGACCGTAGGCATCTGTTCTTCCAGTTCCACCCACAAGATCCCTAATGTGATGCTACTGGCACATCTGACACCTGGTTCCCGGAAAGATACAGAACCCCTATTTAAAAGTCTCCTGACATCTCCTCCTGCAGAGAAACTGGTGCTCACCAG GTTTCTCCCTCTGCAGTTTGTGACTCTTTCTGTGCATGACGCAGAGAACATGCGCCTAAAAGTAAAGCTGGTGAGTGGTCGAGCCTACTACTTACAGCTCTGCACTTCTGCATGTAAACAGGACACCTTGTTTTCTCAATGGGTGGCCCTCATCTCCCTCTTGAATCAGGAGAAAGCGAAAGTTTCCAAAGTGTCAGAGGTTTCAAGTCTCTCAGGAATTACGAATAGCACAGACGTCACAGGCTCCACGGACGTAATGGATATCACAGCGTTCACAGCCATCCTGACCCCGTACATGTACGCAGGTAGAGGCCCTGAACATGTCAGGGACAGCATAGATTTCTCAGAATTCACAGACATCACCGACATCACAGATGTCACAGACCTTCCAGAAAATGAGGTCCCAGAGGTCCCGGATATAAGAATTGTTACAGAAGTCATAGAAGTCAGAGAAGCCACAGAAGTCACAGACAACTCTGATATTACAAACTGCTCGGGAGTCACAGTGGTGTTTGAAAACAATGACTTAATCAGGGCCAAGCAAGAGGAGAAG gaaaaattgaaaaacattctgAAGCCTGGGTGTCTACAAGATACAAAAAGTAAGAGTGAGTTGAAAGAATCCTCAAAACATGTCACCATCTCAAACATAACACTGACTTTTGAAggtaaaagatattttcaaactaCCTTGACTCCAGTAGAAAGTGAGGCAAATACATCCAAGGAGATGGAGAATAAGACCTCTGAAGAAAAGACACCTGATTTTCAGAGCACGGCTCTCGAGGCTGAAGAATCCAG